In Anomaloglossus baeobatrachus isolate aAnoBae1 chromosome 3, aAnoBae1.hap1, whole genome shotgun sequence, one genomic interval encodes:
- the MAPRE3 gene encoding microtubule-associated protein RP/EB family member 3 isoform X3, with the protein MAVNVYSTSVTSENLSRHDMLAWVNDSIQLNYTKTEQLCSGAAYCQFMDMLFPGCILLKKVKFQAKLEHEFIHNFKVLQAAFKKMGVDKIIPVERLVKGKFQDNFEFVQWFKKFFDANYDGKEYDPMIARQGQDVAPPPNPGDQVFNKPKKTIISSVPQRTSPTGPKTMQPPARVQNSSHPIKRNPPITRNGGSELDSQIMELNQQLMELKLTVDGLEKERDFYFSKLRDIELICQEHESENEGVLSKIIDILYATEEGFAPPEDDENEELQAEDQDEY; encoded by the exons ATGGCGGTCAATGTTTATTCCACCTCTGTGACCAGTGAGAACCTGAGCCGCCATGACATGCTGGCCTGGGTCAACGACTCCATACAGCTCAACTACACCAAGACGGAGCAGCTGTGCTCAG GGGCGGCCTACTGCCAGTTCATGGACATGCTCTTCCCCGGATGCATCCTACTAAAGAAGGTGAAGTTCCAGGCGAAGCTCGAGCACGAGTTCATCCACAACTTCAAGGTGCTGCAGGCCGCCTTCAAGAAGATGGGCGTGGACAAG ATCATCCCTGTAGAACGGTTAGTGAAGGGGAAGTTCCAGGACAATTTTGAGTTTGTCCAGTGGTTCAAGAAATTCTTCGATGCCAACTATGATGGAAAAGAATATGACCCTATGATAGCAAGACAAGGGCAGGATGTGGCGCCCCCTCCCAACCCAGGAGACCAGGTCTTCAACAAACCCAAGAAGACCATCATCTCATCAG TCCCTCAGAGAACGTCTCCCACAGGTCCCAAGACCATGCAGCCTCCAGCGCGAGTACAGAACTCGTCTCACCCGATCAAGAGAAACCCTCCCATCACCAGGAACGGAGGCAGCGAGCTGGACTCACAGATAATGGAGCTGAACCAGCAG TTAATGGAGCTGAAGTTGACTGTGGACGGGCTGGAGAAGGAGCGAGATTTCTACTTCAGTAAACTGCGAGACATCGAGCTGATATGTCAGGAGCATGAAAGCGAGAACGAGGGAGTCCTGTCCAAAATTATCGACATCCTGTACGCCACAGAG GAGGGATTTGCTCCTCCAGAGGATGATGAGAATGAAGAGCTTCAAGCTGAGGATCAGGATGAATATTAA
- the MAPRE3 gene encoding microtubule-associated protein RP/EB family member 3 isoform X2 → MTAPSGGHLAAVARAPKWKRSPASLVSWGMAVNVYSTSVTSENLSRHDMLAWVNDSIQLNYTKTEQLCSGAAYCQFMDMLFPGCILLKKVKFQAKLEHEFIHNFKVLQAAFKKMGVDKIIPVERLVKGKFQDNFEFVQWFKKFFDANYDGKEYDPMIARQGQDVAPPPNPGDQVFNKPKKTIISSVPQRTSPTGPKTMQPPARVQNSSHPIKRNPPITRNGGSELDSQIMELNQQLMELKLTVDGLEKERDFYFSKLRDIELICQEHESENEGVLSKIIDILYATEEGFAPPEDDENEELQAEDQDEY, encoded by the exons CTGGGGGATGGCGGTCAATGTTTATTCCACCTCTGTGACCAGTGAGAACCTGAGCCGCCATGACATGCTGGCCTGGGTCAACGACTCCATACAGCTCAACTACACCAAGACGGAGCAGCTGTGCTCAG GGGCGGCCTACTGCCAGTTCATGGACATGCTCTTCCCCGGATGCATCCTACTAAAGAAGGTGAAGTTCCAGGCGAAGCTCGAGCACGAGTTCATCCACAACTTCAAGGTGCTGCAGGCCGCCTTCAAGAAGATGGGCGTGGACAAG ATCATCCCTGTAGAACGGTTAGTGAAGGGGAAGTTCCAGGACAATTTTGAGTTTGTCCAGTGGTTCAAGAAATTCTTCGATGCCAACTATGATGGAAAAGAATATGACCCTATGATAGCAAGACAAGGGCAGGATGTGGCGCCCCCTCCCAACCCAGGAGACCAGGTCTTCAACAAACCCAAGAAGACCATCATCTCATCAG TCCCTCAGAGAACGTCTCCCACAGGTCCCAAGACCATGCAGCCTCCAGCGCGAGTACAGAACTCGTCTCACCCGATCAAGAGAAACCCTCCCATCACCAGGAACGGAGGCAGCGAGCTGGACTCACAGATAATGGAGCTGAACCAGCAG TTAATGGAGCTGAAGTTGACTGTGGACGGGCTGGAGAAGGAGCGAGATTTCTACTTCAGTAAACTGCGAGACATCGAGCTGATATGTCAGGAGCATGAAAGCGAGAACGAGGGAGTCCTGTCCAAAATTATCGACATCCTGTACGCCACAGAG GAGGGATTTGCTCCTCCAGAGGATGATGAGAATGAAGAGCTTCAAGCTGAGGATCAGGATGAATATTAA